A single Streptomyces sp. 2114.4 DNA region contains:
- a CDS encoding CGNR zinc finger domain-containing protein — translation MMISHDTRCALDAVVDLLNTAPEGDSPAAPDSLTGLAALEDFVRRHDVSDVGALGAGDLAAVRSVRARFARIFAADDDRAAAEQLNALVASAGTTPQLTDHDGYDWHVHYFAPGASVAEHLAADGGMALAFLLVAGERERLRRCEAPDCRHAFVDLSRNRSRRYCDSRTCGNRLHVAAYRARRREAAAG, via the coding sequence GTGATGATCAGCCATGACACCCGGTGCGCACTGGATGCGGTCGTCGACCTGCTGAACACCGCTCCGGAGGGCGACTCGCCCGCAGCGCCGGACAGCCTGACCGGCCTCGCGGCCCTCGAGGACTTCGTCCGGCGCCATGACGTCAGCGACGTGGGGGCGCTCGGTGCGGGCGATCTGGCGGCCGTACGGTCCGTCCGCGCGCGGTTCGCGCGGATCTTCGCGGCCGACGACGACCGCGCCGCGGCCGAACAGCTGAACGCGCTGGTCGCCTCGGCGGGCACCACACCGCAGCTGACCGATCACGACGGGTACGACTGGCACGTCCACTACTTCGCGCCGGGCGCGTCGGTCGCCGAGCACCTGGCCGCGGACGGCGGGATGGCGCTGGCCTTCCTCCTCGTCGCCGGAGAGCGCGAGCGGCTGCGGCGCTGCGAGGCGCCGGACTGCCGGCATGCCTTCGTCGACCTCTCGCGCAACCGCTCCCGGCGCTACTGCGACAGCCGCACCTGCGGAAACCGGCTGCATGTCGCGGCCTACCGGGCGCGGCGGCGGGAGGCCGCGGCGGGCTGA
- a CDS encoding N-acetyltransferase: protein MTTTLRPAGPEERPDDGRRARPYDICVNSRRVGGIRLTTDARFGPTAGRIAELTVEEPDRHRGRATVAALAAEEVLRGWGCRQIEVTVPAGAEAAARLAAALGYTERSRTMSKTLDGPPRLPGNSSDRALSEVEYPAWRDAALAEYVRTQRGQGMPRARAEEVAAASHRALLPDGVDTPDHALRVLAHRGADVGSIWVALRMPGQPGGYVVDVRVDPAHRGHGHGRTLMLVAERESLAAGHTTLGLNVYADNAPALGLYTSLGYRPTGYLLWKPIL, encoded by the coding sequence GTGACCACAACGCTGCGCCCCGCGGGACCCGAAGAGCGACCCGACGACGGGCGCCGGGCCCGTCCGTACGACATCTGTGTCAACAGCCGCAGGGTCGGGGGGATCCGGCTGACGACGGATGCCCGGTTCGGCCCGACGGCGGGCCGGATCGCGGAGCTGACCGTCGAGGAGCCGGACCGGCACCGCGGCCGCGCCACGGTCGCCGCGCTCGCCGCCGAGGAGGTCCTGCGCGGCTGGGGCTGCCGGCAGATCGAGGTGACCGTCCCCGCCGGCGCCGAGGCCGCCGCCCGGCTCGCCGCGGCGCTGGGCTACACCGAGCGCAGCCGCACGATGAGCAAAACCCTCGACGGCCCGCCCCGGCTCCCCGGGAACAGCAGCGACCGTGCGCTCAGCGAAGTGGAGTACCCGGCCTGGCGGGACGCCGCGCTCGCCGAGTACGTCCGGACGCAGCGGGGCCAGGGGATGCCCCGCGCACGCGCCGAGGAGGTCGCGGCCGCGAGCCATCGCGCCCTGCTGCCGGACGGTGTGGACACGCCCGACCACGCGCTGCGCGTCCTGGCCCACCGCGGCGCGGACGTCGGCAGCATCTGGGTCGCCCTGCGGATGCCGGGCCAGCCGGGCGGCTATGTCGTCGACGTACGGGTCGATCCCGCACACCGCGGGCACGGCCACGGCCGCACCCTGATGCTGGTCGCCGAGCGCGAGAGCCTGGCCGCCGGCCACACCACCCTCGGCCTGAACGTCTACGCGGACAACGCGCCGGCGCTCGGCCTCTACACCTCGCTGGGCTACCGGCCCACCGGGTACCTGTTGTGGAAGCCGATCCTGTGA
- a CDS encoding DsbA family protein: MNDATTSAARPDRPVLDVWCELQCPDCRTALEDLRALRARYGDRLDVRLRHFPLPKHKHAYVAAQAAEEAIEQGQGWPYIEAVLARSEELGARGEKLLLEVAGELGLDAEELDTALIDGRHLLIVDADQAEGKAIGVTGTPTYVIGGERLDGGTSQEGLRARIEEIADRLLAGQD; encoded by the coding sequence ATGAACGACGCCACCACCTCCGCCGCCCGCCCCGACCGCCCCGTTCTGGACGTGTGGTGCGAATTGCAGTGCCCGGACTGCCGTACCGCCCTGGAGGACCTGCGGGCGCTGCGGGCGCGCTACGGCGACCGGCTGGACGTCCGGCTGCGCCACTTCCCCCTCCCCAAGCACAAGCACGCCTACGTGGCCGCGCAGGCCGCCGAGGAGGCCATCGAGCAGGGCCAGGGCTGGCCGTACATCGAGGCGGTGCTGGCGCGCAGCGAAGAGCTCGGCGCGCGCGGCGAGAAGCTGCTGCTGGAGGTCGCCGGGGAGCTGGGGCTGGACGCCGAGGAGCTGGACACCGCGCTGATCGACGGGCGGCATCTGCTGATCGTCGACGCGGACCAGGCCGAGGGCAAGGCGATCGGGGTGACCGGGACCCCCACCTATGTGATCGGCGGCGAGCGGCTGGACGGCGGCACGAGCCAGGAGGGGCTGCGCGCCCGCATCGAGGAGATCGCCGACCGGCTGCTGGCCGGACAGGACTGA
- a CDS encoding TIGR02611 family protein codes for MNTQSNGGLGTVEEDAAPAGQPLGSRAPHFIKRSRPLHVSWQVGVFVVGLAVVVGGVIMLPLPGPGWLVIFAGMAIWATEFVWAQLVLRWTKRKVTEAAQKALDPKVRRRNIILTAVGLVIIAAVLAVYVWKFGLAMPWNVSE; via the coding sequence ATGAATACGCAGAGTAACGGGGGGTTGGGAACGGTGGAGGAGGACGCCGCTCCGGCCGGGCAGCCGCTCGGTTCGAGAGCGCCGCACTTCATCAAGCGCTCCCGGCCGCTGCACGTGAGCTGGCAGGTCGGGGTCTTCGTCGTCGGCCTCGCGGTCGTGGTGGGCGGCGTGATCATGCTGCCGCTGCCGGGGCCGGGCTGGCTGGTGATCTTCGCCGGTATGGCGATCTGGGCGACGGAATTCGTCTGGGCCCAGCTGGTGCTGCGCTGGACCAAGCGGAAGGTCACGGAAGCGGCCCAGAAGGCGCTCGACCCCAAGGTGCGGCGGCGCAACATCATCCTGACCGCCGTCGGCCTCGTGATCATCGCCGCGGTGCTCGCGGTCTATGTCTGGAAGTTCGGCCTCGCGATGCCGTGGAACGTCTCCGAGTGA
- a CDS encoding aminotransferase class IV has translation MKIWLNGTLQDAEGARVSVFDHGLTVGDGVFETIKAERGRAFALTRHLERLTTSARGLGLPDPDLDEVRRGCAAVLDANPMALGRLRLTYTGGVSPLGSDRGDAGPTLVIALSETTRRPDTTAAVTVPWTRNERGALTGLKTTSYGENVVALARARERDASEALFANTVGALCEGTGSNVFVVLDGELHTPPLHSGCLAGITRALTISWAGAKETDLPLDALERAEEIFLTSTLRDVQAVTRIDDRQLADAPGPVTAEAMRIFDEQSAADFDPR, from the coding sequence ATGAAGATCTGGCTCAACGGCACGCTGCAGGACGCCGAGGGCGCCCGGGTCTCGGTCTTCGACCACGGGCTGACGGTCGGCGACGGAGTCTTCGAGACCATCAAGGCCGAGCGCGGCCGTGCCTTCGCCCTCACCCGCCACCTGGAGCGCCTGACCACCTCGGCCCGCGGACTGGGCCTGCCCGATCCCGATCTCGACGAGGTGCGGCGCGGCTGCGCGGCGGTCCTCGACGCCAACCCGATGGCCCTGGGCCGGCTGCGGCTCACCTACACCGGCGGCGTCTCACCGCTCGGCTCGGACCGCGGCGACGCCGGCCCCACGCTGGTCATCGCGCTCTCCGAGACCACGCGCCGCCCCGACACCACGGCCGCCGTCACGGTCCCGTGGACCCGTAACGAGCGCGGGGCGCTCACCGGCCTGAAGACCACGTCGTACGGCGAGAACGTCGTCGCCCTGGCCCGCGCCCGTGAACGGGACGCCTCCGAGGCCCTGTTCGCCAACACGGTCGGCGCGCTCTGCGAGGGCACCGGCTCCAACGTCTTCGTCGTGCTGGACGGCGAACTGCACACGCCGCCGCTGCACTCCGGCTGCCTGGCGGGCATCACCCGCGCCCTGACCATCAGCTGGGCCGGCGCCAAGGAGACCGACCTGCCGCTGGACGCACTGGAGCGGGCCGAGGAGATCTTCCTGACCTCCACCCTGCGCGACGTCCAGGCCGTGACCCGCATCGACGACCGTCAACTCGCCGACGCCCCGGGCCCGGTGACCGCGGAAGCCATGCGGATCTTCGACGAGCAGTCCGCCGCCGACTTCGATCCGCGGTGA
- a CDS encoding chorismate-binding protein codes for MHDFAPMARFGGLIATDLLDVTSDPAALDSTGWWAVAADFEGAVVCARFGDVRPATAADGPDPDGWRGPAPGAWTSSLDRDAYTGGVRRIREHIAAGDVYQVNLCRVLTAPLPDPGRADVDALSAVLARGNPAPHAGTIRLPGHGVEIASASPELYLRREDRTVASGPIKGTGRTAADLSAKDRAENVMIVDLVRNDLGRVCATGSVTVPALCAVEEHPGLVHLVSTVCGELDGANEKTAWADLLDATFPPGSVTGAPKSSALRIIDELETAPRGPYCGGIGWVDADRRTGELAVGIRTFWIDRTPPGGPVLRFGAGAGIIWDSDPEREWAETELKARRLLAVASGLHEASGGKR; via the coding sequence GTGCACGACTTCGCTCCGATGGCACGCTTCGGCGGCCTGATAGCCACCGACCTGCTGGATGTGACCAGCGATCCCGCGGCTCTGGACTCCACGGGCTGGTGGGCCGTGGCCGCCGATTTCGAGGGCGCGGTGGTCTGCGCCCGCTTCGGCGACGTACGCCCGGCCACCGCGGCGGACGGTCCGGACCCCGACGGCTGGCGCGGCCCCGCCCCCGGTGCCTGGACCAGCTCCCTGGACCGCGACGCCTATACAGGCGGTGTGCGGCGCATCCGTGAACACATCGCGGCCGGCGACGTCTACCAGGTGAACCTCTGCCGGGTGCTGACCGCGCCGCTGCCCGACCCCGGCCGTGCCGACGTGGACGCGCTGTCCGCGGTGCTGGCCCGCGGCAACCCGGCGCCGCACGCGGGCACGATCCGGCTGCCCGGCCATGGCGTCGAGATCGCCAGCGCCTCCCCGGAGCTGTATCTGCGGCGCGAGGACCGCACCGTCGCCTCCGGCCCCATCAAGGGCACCGGGCGGACCGCGGCGGACCTCTCGGCGAAGGACCGGGCGGAGAACGTGATGATCGTGGACCTGGTCCGCAACGATCTCGGCCGGGTCTGCGCCACCGGCTCCGTGACCGTCCCGGCACTGTGCGCCGTCGAAGAGCACCCCGGCCTGGTCCATCTCGTCTCCACCGTGTGCGGCGAACTGGACGGGGCGAACGAGAAAACCGCCTGGGCGGATCTGCTGGACGCCACCTTCCCGCCCGGGTCGGTCACCGGCGCCCCCAAATCCAGCGCGCTGCGGATCATCGACGAGCTGGAGACCGCACCCCGCGGCCCCTACTGCGGAGGCATCGGCTGGGTCGACGCGGACCGCCGCACCGGCGAGCTCGCGGTGGGCATCCGTACGTTCTGGATCGACCGCACCCCGCCCGGCGGCCCAGTGCTCCGCTTCGGCGCCGGCGCCGGGATCATCTGGGACTCCGATCCGGAGCGGGAGTGGGCCGAGACCGAGTTGAAGGCGCGCAGGCTGCTCGCGGTAGCGTCGGGCCTGCACGAGGCGAGTGGAGGAAAGCGATGA
- a CDS encoding SsgA family sporulation/cell division regulator: protein MNTTVSCELHLRLVVSSESSLPVPAGLRYDTADPYAVHATFHTGAEETVEWVFARDLLAEGLHRPTGTGDVRVWPSRSHGQGVVCIALSSPEGEALLEAPARALESFLKRTDAAVPPGTEHRHFDLDTELSHILAES from the coding sequence ATGAACACCACGGTCAGCTGCGAGCTGCACCTGCGCCTCGTTGTGTCGAGCGAGTCCTCACTGCCTGTACCCGCGGGCCTGCGGTATGACACGGCCGATCCTTATGCCGTGCATGCCACCTTCCATACCGGAGCCGAGGAGACCGTGGAGTGGGTTTTCGCCCGCGACCTCCTCGCCGAGGGCCTGCACCGGCCCACGGGCACCGGAGACGTCCGAGTATGGCCGTCCCGGAGCCACGGACAGGGCGTGGTCTGCATCGCCCTGAGCTCCCCGGAGGGCGAGGCCCTGCTCGAGGCGCCCGCACGGGCCCTCGAGTCGTTCCTCAAAAGGACCGATGCCGCCGTACCGCCCGGTACGGAGCACCGGCATTTCGATCTCGACACCGAGCTCTCCCACATCCTTGCGGAGAGCTGA
- a CDS encoding zf-TFIIB domain-containing protein: MQCPKCHAPMQTYHRNGVQIEQCAGCRGIFLDYGELEALTRLESQWSQQPPPPPAPQAYPAAPAWGAPHQGHHGHHGHHGHHGHHRGFGHMLFSS; encoded by the coding sequence CCGATGCAGACATACCACCGCAATGGCGTGCAGATAGAACAGTGCGCCGGCTGCCGGGGGATCTTCCTGGACTACGGGGAGCTGGAAGCGCTGACCCGCCTCGAGTCACAGTGGTCCCAGCAGCCTCCGCCGCCGCCCGCCCCGCAGGCCTACCCCGCAGCGCCCGCCTGGGGCGCCCCGCACCAGGGCCACCACGGCCACCATGGACACCACGGTCATCACGGCCACCACCGAGGCTTCGGCCACATGCTCTTCTCGTCCTGA